The following are encoded in a window of Streptomyces sp. 11x1 genomic DNA:
- a CDS encoding ADP-ribosylglycohydrolase family protein, whose product MTPTTTTSLAPPVGAELADRVLGGWLGRIAGNMLGKPVEQGEVWTRARIDRYLRLAGALPLTDYLPEPPTESDGLALRPEWRECVRGRIHGSCRDDDVDYAILGLHLLETHGFDFSTEQLGDLWLLRLPYLQTFTAERVAYRNLANGLKPPLTATYDNPYQEWIGALIRADVFGWTSPGLPRRAASLARRDAVLSHTGNGVYGSMWAAALIAAAFTAPGARAALDEALAVVPASSRLARTVRRVVSLYEAGLAWEETLTTVGEETSGLGWIHVVPNAAVLTAGLLYGEGDFTRTLALTVRGGLDTDSNGATAGSVAGVLCGAAAIPERWKDPLEDTVRSAVFGFDGVRISELAQRTVRLAEAFGP is encoded by the coding sequence ATGACGCCCACGACCACCACCTCCCTCGCGCCCCCGGTCGGCGCCGAGCTCGCCGACCGTGTGCTCGGGGGCTGGCTGGGCCGGATCGCGGGGAACATGCTCGGGAAGCCGGTGGAGCAGGGGGAGGTGTGGACACGGGCGCGCATCGACCGCTATCTACGGCTGGCCGGTGCCCTGCCGCTCACCGACTACCTCCCGGAACCGCCCACTGAGAGCGACGGGCTCGCGCTGCGGCCGGAGTGGCGCGAGTGCGTGCGCGGGCGGATCCACGGCAGCTGCCGCGACGACGACGTGGACTACGCGATCCTCGGGCTGCACCTGCTGGAGACGCACGGCTTCGATTTCAGCACCGAGCAGCTCGGTGACCTGTGGCTGCTGCGGCTGCCGTACCTCCAGACGTTCACGGCGGAGCGGGTGGCGTACCGGAACCTCGCGAACGGGCTGAAGCCGCCGCTGACGGCAACCTACGACAACCCGTACCAGGAGTGGATCGGCGCCCTGATCCGCGCCGACGTCTTCGGCTGGACCTCCCCCGGCCTGCCCCGGCGCGCTGCCTCGCTGGCCCGGCGCGACGCGGTGCTGTCGCACACCGGCAACGGCGTGTACGGGTCGATGTGGGCGGCGGCGCTGATCGCGGCGGCATTCACGGCGCCGGGGGCGCGGGCCGCGCTGGACGAGGCGCTGGCGGTGGTCCCGGCGAGCAGCCGGCTGGCGCGGACGGTGCGGCGGGTGGTGTCGCTGTACGAGGCCGGACTGGCCTGGGAGGAGACGCTCACGACGGTGGGCGAGGAGACGTCCGGGCTCGGCTGGATCCACGTGGTGCCGAACGCCGCCGTGCTCACGGCCGGGCTGCTCTACGGCGAGGGCGACTTCACCCGCACCCTCGCGCTGACCGTCCGAGGCGGCCTGGACACCGACTCCAACGGGGCCACCGCCGGTTCGGTGGCGGGTGTGCTGTGCGGGGCGGCGGCGATCCCGGAGCGCTGGAAGGACCCGTTGGAGGACACCGTGCGCAGCGCCGTGTTCGGCTTCGACGGGGTGCGCATCAGCGAACTCGCGCAGCGCACGGTGCGATTGGCCGAGGCATTCGGCCCCTGA
- a CDS encoding NUDIX hydrolase: MTAQDFAAYIASLPRILAGAAAIFRDAEGRVLLVEPNYREGWALPGGTIESDDGESPRQGARRETLEEIGLDVEPGRLLAVDWVRGAGRPPLVAYVYDGGVLDEDDLKRIRLQEEELLSWRLVPRAELPGYLLRPLGRRVLAALDALAEGTGAVELENGERVA, encoded by the coding sequence ATGACCGCTCAGGACTTCGCCGCGTACATCGCGAGCCTGCCCCGTATCCTCGCCGGTGCCGCCGCGATCTTCCGTGACGCCGAGGGGCGCGTTCTGCTCGTCGAGCCCAACTACCGTGAGGGATGGGCGCTTCCGGGCGGGACGATCGAGTCGGACGACGGCGAGAGCCCGAGGCAGGGGGCGCGGCGCGAGACCCTGGAGGAGATCGGGCTGGACGTGGAGCCGGGGCGGCTGCTCGCCGTGGACTGGGTGCGCGGGGCGGGACGGCCGCCGCTGGTCGCGTATGTGTACGACGGCGGGGTGCTCGACGAGGACGATCTGAAGCGGATCCGGTTGCAGGAGGAGGAGTTGCTGTCGTGGCGGCTCGTCCCGCGCGCCGAACTGCCCGGGTATCTCCTGAGACCGCTCGGCCGACGGGTGCTGGCCGCCCTCGACGCGCTGGCGGAGGGCACGGGGGCGGTCGAGCTGGAGAACGGCGAGCGGGTGGCCTGA